The region TCTTCTACGTCAAATTCTTGATGATTGCTACTCATGATTTACCCTCCAATAGTTACTCGGCTACAGGCGGTAAGTCTTGATGGGGGTTTCAATTCCCCATCATAGACATTCCTTTGTTGCCTTAATCCTGTTAAGGAAACTTTTATTTAAAAATTTTACTTATTGCTCTGGAAACTTTTGGAGATTGCTTAACAGCATAAGGACTTGCAGCTACAACGGCTGTGAAGATAAATCCTCCTGCTACAGCCTCCAACTCTTCCTCAGCAATTGCCTCATCATCAACAAATTGATCGATATCGACTGGCAATACTAAATAAAGTTCTTTTGGAGTTTGTTGTAGAACTTCAATTGTCAAATTTGCAGGTAATTGTTCACCTAATTCTTCTTGCAATACTGC is a window of Aulosira sp. FACHB-615 DNA encoding:
- a CDS encoding NHLP leader peptide family RiPP precursor encodes the protein MSINSETINALEIQERIIAKAMEDSAYKQRLLNNPKAVLQEELGEQLPANLTIEVLQQTPKELYLVLPVDIDQFVDDEAIAEEELEAVAGGFIFTAVVAASPYAVKQSPKVSRAISKIFK